The Neoarius graeffei isolate fNeoGra1 chromosome 7, fNeoGra1.pri, whole genome shotgun sequence genome includes a region encoding these proteins:
- the LOC132889526 gene encoding dual specificity phosphatase 29-like, whose product MKSNTSKQSQIKNTQKPAQCNPDSEYITPELFELQQLFWQGTRAAYTHVNEVWPSVYIGDEKTALELHNLETMGITHILSAAEGKWNNVATGPDYYNGMNIYYYGVEAEDSPVFNLAQFFYPAAQFIDHALSNPENKLLVHCVMGRSRSATLFLAYLMIYKKMTVVDAIEHVKKQRCILPNRGFLKQLRDLDIQLQGQREETKTENPDNTA is encoded by the exons ATGAAATCTAACACTTCAAAACAGAGCCAAATCAAGAATACACAAAAGCCAGCACAGTGTAACCCAGACAGTGAGTACATCACCCCCGAGCTGTTTGAGCTGCAGCAACTCTTCTGGCAAGGCACAAGAGCAGCTTACACCCACGTCAACGAGGTCTGGCCCAGCGTCTACATCGGTGATGA AAAGACAGCACTAGAGCTCCACAACTTGGAGACGATGGGGATAACACACATCCTCAGTGCAGCCGAGGGAAAATGGAACAACGTTGCTACAGGTCCAGACTACTACAATGGCATGAATATTTACTACTACGGAGTGGAGGCAGAAGACAGTCCAGTTTTCAATCTCGCACAGTTTTTCTACCCGGCAGCTCAATTTATTGATCATGCACTCAGCAATCCCGAGA ATAAACTGCTCGTGCACTGCGTCATGGGACGAAGTCGATCAGCTACTTTATTTCTGGCTTATTTAATGATCTACAAAAAGATGACTGTTGTCGACGCGATTGAACATGTGAAGAAGCAACGCTGCATTTTACCCAACAGAGGATTTCTAAAGCAACTCCGAGACCTGGATATTCAGCTCCAAGGGCAAAGGGAAGAGACAAAAACTGAGAATCCAGACAACACAGCCTGA